The following coding sequences are from one bacterium window:
- a CDS encoding CHASE2 domain-containing protein yields MANGTFFKNLMENKWAFICLIFSLLVFVPNLLLKLLPDMSDSLVLFYLLNIGLTALSIFAMLLGIYFSGFKNKTLSGVFITLLAVWFGSFLVNVKAIESIELKTLDARFGFRYQYVDNERRITSDDSPIVIIAIDDQSGNSVQERYPWPRSYYAHFIRNMKKAGAKVVGIDVVFDAPDYNGTEKDDDLAQAIAECQNVVLAGKVVKADVGGGQGQSEMVVTPLEKFINKGGKWGFVGVTNDIDGFWRQYLMEDQIGSDEYAQKYYSFAIEVLKKYYDIPDSVEIENAENYFKFGDKIIKKYKQYSFLINFQGPLRTFPYKSFDNTVDDEEFDLKPEYDLDSFDGLIDENGEPIGLLQQGFFKDKIVLLGATMEELHDVFPVPISETRNAEGQKLETLMPGVEIHANAINTILTDDYITAQPDWIRVLIVTLASFLVFLLVSKLQKPLLAFPVFLLIMLAVTVAAFYLFAFHHLHMQMVTPMLAIGFTYVGNVLFQYLGERKEKATIRNAFGRYLPEKVVSQLIDNPGLLKLGGEVRFLSILFSDVAGFTTISEKLTPTELVHLLNEYLTAMTDIIMKYDGIIDKYEGDAIMAEFGAPLQDDLHAQKACYAAIEMQEKLVEMRVKWKKEGRPEMRARAGINSGQVVLGNMGSESVFDYTVMGDNVNLASRLEGANKEYGSYIMISEWTQELVKDDIITRELDLIRVKGKEKGVKVFEVIARTSVGITATKKKSLENYNQGIAAYRQQRWDEAIVYFKSALNSVPDDETSQVYIERCEEFKKNPPPENWDGVFTMTTK; encoded by the coding sequence ATGGCCAACGGAACATTTTTTAAAAACCTGATGGAAAATAAATGGGCGTTTATTTGTCTCATTTTTTCCTTGCTTGTTTTCGTACCCAATTTGCTCTTAAAATTGTTACCGGATATGAGCGATTCTCTGGTATTATTTTATTTGCTGAATATCGGTTTAACCGCGCTGTCTATTTTTGCGATGCTGCTTGGCATTTATTTTTCAGGATTCAAGAATAAAACACTGTCCGGCGTTTTCATCACGTTATTGGCAGTCTGGTTCGGCAGTTTTCTCGTAAATGTGAAGGCTATTGAAAGTATTGAATTAAAAACCTTGGACGCCCGTTTCGGTTTTCGTTATCAATATGTTGATAACGAGAGAAGGATTACATCCGACGATTCACCGATCGTTATAATTGCTATTGACGATCAGTCTGGAAATTCAGTTCAGGAACGTTATCCTTGGCCGCGTTCCTACTACGCGCATTTCATTCGGAATATGAAGAAGGCTGGCGCGAAGGTGGTTGGTATAGACGTTGTTTTCGATGCGCCGGATTATAACGGCACGGAAAAAGACGATGACTTGGCTCAGGCAATTGCGGAATGCCAAAATGTTGTTTTGGCAGGCAAAGTGGTCAAGGCGGACGTAGGTGGAGGACAAGGGCAAAGTGAAATGGTAGTGACGCCCTTGGAAAAATTTATTAACAAGGGCGGTAAATGGGGTTTTGTAGGCGTCACAAATGACATTGACGGTTTTTGGCGTCAATACCTCATGGAAGATCAAATCGGATCGGATGAATATGCTCAAAAGTACTATTCATTTGCCATCGAAGTGTTGAAGAAATACTATGATATTCCTGATTCGGTAGAAATTGAAAATGCGGAAAATTATTTTAAGTTCGGCGATAAAATCATTAAGAAATATAAGCAGTATTCATTCCTTATCAATTTTCAGGGTCCTTTGCGCACTTTTCCATACAAGTCTTTTGATAATACGGTAGACGATGAGGAGTTTGATCTTAAACCTGAGTATGATCTTGATTCTTTTGACGGGCTTATTGATGAAAACGGCGAGCCCATCGGGCTGCTCCAGCAGGGTTTCTTCAAGGACAAGATCGTTCTTCTGGGCGCGACGATGGAGGAACTTCACGACGTTTTCCCCGTTCCGATAAGTGAAACGCGTAACGCCGAGGGTCAAAAACTTGAAACCCTTATGCCCGGGGTTGAGATCCACGCGAATGCGATCAATACGATCTTAACGGACGATTACATTACGGCCCAGCCGGATTGGATACGGGTTCTTATCGTCACTTTAGCCTCGTTTTTGGTATTTCTTCTCGTGTCCAAATTGCAGAAACCGCTATTGGCATTTCCGGTGTTTTTATTAATCATGCTCGCCGTAACCGTGGCCGCATTTTATTTGTTTGCATTTCATCACCTGCACATGCAAATGGTCACGCCCATGCTAGCCATAGGATTCACTTATGTCGGTAACGTCTTGTTCCAATACCTCGGTGAAAGAAAAGAAAAGGCTACCATTCGTAATGCGTTTGGCCGTTACCTGCCTGAAAAAGTCGTGTCGCAGTTAATCGATAATCCCGGCCTTTTGAAGCTGGGCGGTGAAGTTCGTTTCCTAAGCATTCTGTTTTCCGATGTGGCCGGTTTCACCACGATCAGTGAAAAATTAACGCCTACCGAATTGGTTCATTTACTCAACGAATATTTGACGGCCATGACCGACATCATTATGAAATACGATGGCATTATTGATAAGTATGAAGGCGATGCGATTATGGCGGAATTCGGCGCGCCATTGCAGGACGACCTCCATGCCCAAAAAGCTTGCTATGCGGCGATCGAGATGCAGGAGAAACTCGTCGAAATGCGCGTGAAATGGAAAAAAGAGGGACGTCCGGAAATGAGAGCCCGCGCGGGTATCAATAGCGGACAGGTCGTTTTGGGGAACATGGGATCTGAAAGCGTCTTTGACTACACCGTTATGGGTGACAACGTGAATTTAGCCTCGCGGCTTGAGGGTGCCAATAAAGAATACGGCTCCTATATCATGATCAGCGAATGGACGCAGGAACTGGTGAAGGACGATATTATCACTCGTGAACTGGATCTTATTCGGGTTAAGGGAAAAGAAAAAGGCGTCAAAGTATTTGAAGTTATTGCGCGAACGTCCGTTGGCATTACGGCAACAAAGAAAAAATCATTGGAAAATTACAACCAGGGCATTGCCGCTTACCGTCAGCAGCGCTGGGATGAAGCGATCGTTTATTTCAAGTCTGCGCTGAACAGCGTTCCCGATGACGAGACTTCGCAGGTGTACATCGAACGATGCGAAGAATTTAAGAAAAATCCACCGCCGGAAAATTGGGACGGCGTATTTACCATGACTACGAAATAA